The Henckelia pumila isolate YLH828 unplaced genomic scaffold, ASM3356847v2 CTG_461:::fragment_3, whole genome shotgun sequence genome window below encodes:
- the LOC140871298 gene encoding glyceraldehyde-3-phosphate dehydrogenase A, chloroplastic, with translation MASAVISSLQVGCSKGFSEFSGLRSSTSGLPVARRLNDDFVSVISFQTSVIGGNKNKKAVVEAKLKVAINGFGRIGRNFLRCWHGRKDSPLDVIVINDSGGVKQASHLLKYDSTLGTFNADVKAVGTDAISVDGKIIKVVSDRNPVNLPWGELGIDLVIEGTGVFVDRDGAGKHIQAGAKKVLITAPGKGDIPTYVVGVNADDYKHDESIISNASCTTNCLAPFVKVLDQKFGIIKGTMTTTHSYTGDQRLLDASHRDLRRARAAALNIVPTSTGAAKAVALVLPQLKGKLNGIALRVPTPNVSVVDLVVQVQKKTFAEEVNAAFREAADKELNGILSVCDEPLVSVDFRCSDVSSTVDSSLTMVMGDDMIKVIAWYDNEWGYSQRVVDLADIVANNWK, from the exons ATGGCCTCAGCTGTTATTTCATCTCTGCAG GTGGGCTGCAGCAAAGGGTTCTCAGAGTTTTCTGGCCTCCGGAGCTCAACATCAGGCCTTCCGGTTGCCCGGAGACTCAACGACGACTTCGTATCCGTCATCTCCTTCCAGACATCAGTG ATTGGCGGAAACAAGAACAAGAAAGCAGTTGTGGAGGCCAAACTGAAGGTGGCAATCAATGGATTTGGAAGGATAGGGAGGAACTTCTTGAGGTGTTGGCATGGAAGAAAGGACTCCCCACTCGACGTGATCGTCATCAACGACAGTGGAGGTGTTAAACAGGCGTCCCACCTTCTGAAATATGACTCTACACTCGGTACTTTCAACGCAGATGTCAAGGCCGTCGGCACAGATGCAATTTCCGTCGATGGAAAGATCATTAAAGTCGTGTCAGATCGTAATCCGGTCAATCTCCCTTGGGG GGAACTGGGGATTGATTTGGTAATTGAGGGAACTGGAGTGTTTGTAGATAGAGATGGTGCGGGGAAACACATTCAAGCAGGAGCTAAGAAGGTTCTTATTACAGCACCTGGAAAGGGAGACATTCCTACTTATGTTGTTGGTGTCAATGCTGATGATTACAAACACGACGAGTCCATCATCAGCAATGCTTCTTGCACAACTAACTGCCTCGCACCTTTCGTTAAAGTTCTCGACCAAAAGTTCG GTATCATAAAGGGAACTATGACCACAACACACTCCTACACTGGAGACCAGAGGCTTCTCGATGCAAGCCACCGTGATCTGAGGCGTGCCAGAGCTGCAGCACTGAACATAGTGCCTACATCAACTGGTGCCGCAAAGGCCGTCGCCCTTGTTCTTCCCCAACTCAAAGGGAAGCTCAATGGCATTGCCCTTCGTGTCCCCACCCCTAATGTCTCGGTGGTGGACCTTGTCGTCCAGGTTCAGAAGAAGACATTTGCAGAGGAAGTGAATGCGGCATTTAGGGAGGCAGCAGATAAAGAGCTCAATGGGATCTTATCGGTTTGCGATGAACCGCTTGTTTCCGTGGACTTCCGTTGCAGTGATGTGTCATCCACCGTGGATTCGTCCCTGACAATGGTCATGGGAGATGATATGATTAAGGTTATTGCTTGGTATGATAATGAATGGGGCTACTCACAGAGGGTTGTTGATCTTGCTGACATTGTTGCCAACAATTGGAAATGA
- the LOC140871299 gene encoding uncharacterized protein: MDPPPDHHRCTPDPSVCVNCGGPTAFPDPPPPSDAPSYIPIRFPAVNLPNSPTNTRELIMRTPVPQSQQVEPITLPHQFTEPSKRIRSQDDIDAFHSSPALLNFIGFVVSISESVRSRKLSDPCHVSPTVEAIVSILQTLIAYVDEIPPAPQSARYGNISFRAWHERLCNDADSFMLKLLPPHLQDASVELVPYFTDSFGNSTRIDYGTGHETNFAAWLFCLARLGVVKEEDYQALVSRVFVKYLELMRKLQLGYCLEPAGSHGVWGLDDYHFLPFVFGSSQLIDHKYMKPKSIHNEDILENFSAEYLYLGCIVFVKKMKKGLFAEHSPMLDDISGVPNWKKVHSGLLKMYKVEVLGKVPIMQHFLFGSIIKWV; the protein is encoded by the exons atggaTCCTCCGCCAGACCATCACCGTTGCACTCCAGATCCTTCCGTCTGCGTCAACTGCGGCGGCCCCACCGCGTTCCCCGACCCGCCGCCGCCGTCGGACGCCCCTTCATACATCCCCATCCGATTCCCCGCCGTCAACCTCCCCAATTCTCCCACCAACACTAGGGAGCTCATCATGCGCACCCCCGTCCCGCAGTCTCAGCAGGTGGAACCCATCACACTGCCGCACCAATTCACCGAGCCTTCGAAGAGAATCCGATCCCAAGACGACATCGACGCGTTCCACTCCTCGCCAGCTCTCCTCAACTTCATCGGCTTCGTCGTCTCCATTTCGGAGTCCGTTAGATCTCGCAAGCTCTCCGATCCCTGCCACGTTTCGCCCACCGTCGAAGCCATCGTTTCCATCCTGCAGACGTTGATTGCTTACGTGGATGAAATCCCTCCCGCCCCGCAGTCTGCTCGGTATGGAAACATTTCGTTTCGGGCGTGGCACGAGCGGCTTTGCAATGATGCAGATTCGTTTATGCTAAAATTGCTGCCGCCCCATCTTCAGGATGCCTCTGTAGAACTTGTGCCTTACTTCACGGATAGCTTTGGCAACTCTACACGCATCGATTATG GCACTGGTCATGAGACAAACTTCGCAGCGTGGTTATTTTGCTTAGCAAGACTTGGTGTTGTGAAAGAAGAGGATTATCAAGCATTGGTGTCACGAGTGTTTGTCAAATACTTGGAGTTGATGAGGAAATTGCAACTTGGCTATTGCTTAGAACCTGCAGGTTCCCATGGTGTGTGGGGGCTTGATGACTATCATTTCTTGCCATTTGTATTTGGTTCATCGCAACTGATTGACCACAAATACATGAAGCCAAAGTCAATTCATAATGAAGATATACTGGAGAACTTCTCAGCAGAGTATTTGTATCTCGGGTGCATTGTATTTgtgaaaaagatgaaaaaagggTTGTTTGCTGAGCATTCACCTATGCTGGATGACATTAGTGGAGTTCCTAACTGGAAGAAGGTACACAGTGGGCTGCTCAAAATGTATAAAGTAGAAGTTCTGGGCAAGGTTCCTATCATGCAACATTTTCTCTTTGGCTCTATTATCAAATG GGTCTGA